A single window of Hylaeus volcanicus isolate JK05 chromosome 8, UHH_iyHylVolc1.0_haploid, whole genome shotgun sequence DNA harbors:
- the LOC128881127 gene encoding oxysterol-binding protein-related protein 8 isoform X4, with the protein MGININKFRSIMSSQPIVVPGGDLRCQSDTHSVSVGSGSDSFKTMTPPNVSRSLSNQPVDQQLRRSSAQVQCATLPKLPSTESLSTSVNLTTAAPPLSPGLSAMGEPNQKTDNASDKSLDSCKLTRKESYKAQRKNYRMEKKRVANELLRSFKDPTVIVMNDWLKVRGTLKSWTKLWCILKPGLLLLYKSPKTKSSHWVGTVLLNTCQVIERPSKKDGFCFKLFHPLEQSIWAPRGPEKEAIGAVVQPLPSSYLIFRAPSQAAGKCWLDALELFLCCSSLKVRSTSALPRALPHDTTTTHETQWSEADYEKHFDEHDLDDISQPENGVAADAEISASDSESEGSAKEDQPETINETPYVANENEVLGVAGEVVTELQEEQKSLIWFLVKQVRPGMDLSKVVLPTFILEPRSFLEKLADSYYHADLLSQAVVEDDAFTRMKGVVKWYLSGFYKKPQGLKKPYNSLLGETFRCYWQHPNGSRTFYIAEQLSHHPPISGFYVTNRQDGYTISGTIIAKSKFYGNSTSAVLDGVAILTMLPRGEDYTMTIPYAHCKGILMGTLSMELGGKVHINCEKTGYHTEIEFKLKPLFGGAEQMNQVTGSIRLGKETLATISGYWDGEILITDKRAGQESIFFNPTPEVRRKRLKKYTVPLEHQGSWESEKLWYDVTQAINRDDQVAATDAKTQLEEAQRERAKERKLKGQEWIPKYFVQDIITGNWVYRHADIRPWDPRNDVVQYEQDYIVRTKTRHKTPIMRAGSIVSADPQAQVPLLQAESRSSLSVLKSSKRQLSNNLPLTETVHDSGSSSAEVHSDSSQSINKRKRSAARIIDVIKEVERQMVEYGDKLNRIQHIIEQLAIRQREQGDQHHSISMLKNFIDTIVVIVIVFSVQYFVKIWNEEPSGG; encoded by the exons ATGGGCATCAATATTAATAAGTTTCG aTCCATAATGAGCTCTCAACCAATTGTGGTACCCGGCGGTGATCTTCGATGCCAATCGGATACTCATTCTGTGTCCGTTGGAAGTGGGTCCGATTCTTTTAAAACTATGACACCGCCAAATGTTAGCCGCTCTCTTAGTAATC AACCAGTGGATCAACAACTACGACGGAGCAGTGCTCAAGTACAATGTGCAACATTACCTAAACTTCCATCAACAGAGTCCCTATCAACAAGTGTAAATTTAACAACTGCTGCACCTCCACTATCTCCAG gGCTATCTGCAATGGGGGAACCTAATCAGAAAACAGATAACGCATCGGACAAA TCTTTGGATTCCTgtaaattaacaagaaaggAGTCATACAAAGCTCAAAGAAAGAATTatcgaatggaaaaaaaaagagttgcCAATGAACTTTTAAGATCATTTAAGGATCCAACTGTTATTGTGATGAACGATTGGCTTAAAGTTCGTGGAACATTGAAGAGTTGGACCAAATTATGGTGTATTCTGAAGCCTGGTTTGCTGCTACTGTACAAAAGTCCAAAAACAAAA AGTAGTCACTGGGTGGGAACAGTCTTACTTAATACGTGTCAAGTGATAGAACGCCCAAGCAAAAAGGATGggttttgttttaaattatttcatcccTTGGAACAGTCAATATGGGCTCCAAGAGGACCAGAAAAAGAGGCTATTG GAGCTGTTGTACAACCATTGCCATCTTCTTATTTGATCTTTAGAGCTCCTTCACAGGCAGCTGGTAAATGTTGGTTGGATGCACTTGAACTATTTTTATGTTGTTCCTCGCTAAAAGTACGTTCTACAAGTGCATTGCCTCGTGCTCTCCCACATGATACTACAACAACTCATGAAACTCAGTGGAGCGAGGCAGattatgaaaaacattttgaCGAACACG ACCTGGACGACATTAGCCAACCAGAAAACGGAGTAGCAGCCGACGCAGAAATTAGTGCTTCTGATAGTGAATCCGAAGGATCAGCTAAAGAAGATCAACCAGAAACAATCAACGAAACTCCGTATGTTGCAAACGAAAATGAAGTTCTTGGAGTG GCAGGAGAAGTTGTTACAGAATTACAGGAAGAACAAAAGTCTTTAATATGGTTCTTGGTGAAGCAAGTTCGACCAGGCATGGATTTATCAAAAGTAGTTCTACCAACCTTTATTCTAGAACCCCGTTCGTTTTTAGAGAAGTTGGCTGATTCCTATTATCATGCGGATTTGTTGTCtca agcAGTAGTAGAAGATGATGCATTTACACGCATGAAAGGAGTTGTTAAGTGGTATTTGTCTGGTTTCTATAAAAAACCTCAAGGATTGAAAAAACCATATAACTCACTTTTGGGTGAAACTTTCCGTTGCTATTGGCAACATCCTAATGGTTCAAGAACTTTCTATATAGCTGAACAA TTGTCTCATCATCCACCTATATCAGggttttatgttacaaatcGTCAAGATGGATACACCATTAGCGGTACAATTATTGCTAAATCCAAATTTTATG gaAATTCGACATCAGCCGTGTTAGATGGTGTCGCGATATTGACAATGTTACCCAGAGGAGAAGATTATACAATGACTATACCCTATGCTCATTGCAAAGGTATCCTTATGGGTACATTGTCTATGGAATTAGGTGGAAAAGTCCATATAAATTGTGAGAAAACTGGTTATCATactgaaatagaatttaaacttAAG CCTTTGTTTGGCGGCGCAGAACAAATGAATCAAGTTACAGGATCAATACGTCTTGGAAAGGAAACTTTAGCTACTATATCAGGATACTGGGatggtgaaattttaattaccgaTAAGAGGGCAGGG CAAGAAAGCATATTCTTCAATCCAACTCCAGAAGTACGTAGAAaaagattaaagaaatatactgTACCTTTGGAACATCAAGGTTCATGGGAAAGCGAAAAATTATGGTACGATGTTACGCAAGCAATCAATCGAGATGATCAGGTTGCCGCTACTGATGCTAAAACCCAATTGGAAGAAGCTCAAAGGGAACGCGCTAAAGAACGAAAACTTAAAGGGCAAGAATGGATTcctaaatattttgttcag gATATTATAACGGGTAACTGGGTTTATCGACACGCGGACATCCGACCGTGGGATCCTAGGAATGATGTCGTGCAATACGAACAAGATTATATCGTACGTACTAAAACTAGACACAAAACACCAATTATGCGTGCTGGTAGTATCGTGTCAGCGGATCCACAAGCACAg GTTCCACTTCTTCAAGCAGAATCCCGTTCTTCGCTCTCTGTATTAAAATCTTCAAAAAGACAATTATCTAACAATTTGCCATTAACAGAGACAGTTCATGATTCTGGAAGTTCATCTGCAGAGGTACACTCAGATTCTAGTCAGTcgataaacaaaagaaagcgTTCCGCCGCAAG AATAATAGATGTTATTAAAGAAGTAGAACGCCAAATGGTGGAATATGGTGATAAGCTCAATCGTATACAACATATAATAGAGCAACTTGCTATAAGACAAAGAGAACAAGGTGATCAACATCATAGTATAAGTATGTTAAAAAACTTCATAGATACAATTGTTGttattgtaattgttttttctGTACAATACTTTGTTAAAATATGGAACGAAGAACCCAGCGGAGGTTGA
- the LOC128881127 gene encoding oxysterol-binding protein-related protein 8 isoform X5 has protein sequence MGININKFRSIMSSQPIVVPGGDLRCQSDTHSVSVGSGSDSFKTMTPPNVSRSLSNRLSAMGEPNQKTDNASDKSLDSCKLTRKESYKAQRKNYRMEKKRVANELLRSFKDPTVIVMNDWLKVRGTLKSWTKLWCILKPGLLLLYKSPKTKSSHWVGTVLLNTCQVIERPSKKDGFCFKLFHPLEQSIWAPRGPEKEAIGAVVQPLPSSYLIFRAPSQAAGKCWLDALELFLCCSSLKVRSTSALPRALPHDTTTTHETQWSEADYEKHFDEHDLDDISQPENGVAADAEISASDSESEGSAKEDQPETINETPYVANENEVLGVAGEVVTELQEEQKSLIWFLVKQVRPGMDLSKVVLPTFILEPRSFLEKLADSYYHADLLSQAVVEDDAFTRMKGVVKWYLSGFYKKPQGLKKPYNSLLGETFRCYWQHPNGSRTFYIAEQLSHHPPISGFYVTNRQDGYTISGTIIAKSKFYGNSTSAVLDGVAILTMLPRGEDYTMTIPYAHCKGILMGTLSMELGGKVHINCEKTGYHTEIEFKLKPLFGGAEQMNQVTGSIRLGKETLATISGYWDGEILITDKRAGQESIFFNPTPEVRRKRLKKYTVPLEHQGSWESEKLWYDVTQAINRDDQVAATDAKTQLEEAQRERAKERKLKGQEWIPKYFVQDIITGNWVYRHADIRPWDPRNDVVQYEQDYIVRTKTRHKTPIMRAGSIVSADPQAQVPLLQAESRSSLSVLKSSKRQLSNNLPLTETVHDSGSSSAEVHSDSSQSINKRKRSAARIIDVIKEVERQMVEYGDKLNRIQHIIEQLAIRQREQGDQHHSISMLKNFIDTIVVIVIVFSVQYFVKIWNEEPSGG, from the exons ATGGGCATCAATATTAATAAGTTTCG aTCCATAATGAGCTCTCAACCAATTGTGGTACCCGGCGGTGATCTTCGATGCCAATCGGATACTCATTCTGTGTCCGTTGGAAGTGGGTCCGATTCTTTTAAAACTATGACACCGCCAAATGTTAGCCGCTCTCTTAGTAATC gGCTATCTGCAATGGGGGAACCTAATCAGAAAACAGATAACGCATCGGACAAA TCTTTGGATTCCTgtaaattaacaagaaaggAGTCATACAAAGCTCAAAGAAAGAATTatcgaatggaaaaaaaaagagttgcCAATGAACTTTTAAGATCATTTAAGGATCCAACTGTTATTGTGATGAACGATTGGCTTAAAGTTCGTGGAACATTGAAGAGTTGGACCAAATTATGGTGTATTCTGAAGCCTGGTTTGCTGCTACTGTACAAAAGTCCAAAAACAAAA AGTAGTCACTGGGTGGGAACAGTCTTACTTAATACGTGTCAAGTGATAGAACGCCCAAGCAAAAAGGATGggttttgttttaaattatttcatcccTTGGAACAGTCAATATGGGCTCCAAGAGGACCAGAAAAAGAGGCTATTG GAGCTGTTGTACAACCATTGCCATCTTCTTATTTGATCTTTAGAGCTCCTTCACAGGCAGCTGGTAAATGTTGGTTGGATGCACTTGAACTATTTTTATGTTGTTCCTCGCTAAAAGTACGTTCTACAAGTGCATTGCCTCGTGCTCTCCCACATGATACTACAACAACTCATGAAACTCAGTGGAGCGAGGCAGattatgaaaaacattttgaCGAACACG ACCTGGACGACATTAGCCAACCAGAAAACGGAGTAGCAGCCGACGCAGAAATTAGTGCTTCTGATAGTGAATCCGAAGGATCAGCTAAAGAAGATCAACCAGAAACAATCAACGAAACTCCGTATGTTGCAAACGAAAATGAAGTTCTTGGAGTG GCAGGAGAAGTTGTTACAGAATTACAGGAAGAACAAAAGTCTTTAATATGGTTCTTGGTGAAGCAAGTTCGACCAGGCATGGATTTATCAAAAGTAGTTCTACCAACCTTTATTCTAGAACCCCGTTCGTTTTTAGAGAAGTTGGCTGATTCCTATTATCATGCGGATTTGTTGTCtca agcAGTAGTAGAAGATGATGCATTTACACGCATGAAAGGAGTTGTTAAGTGGTATTTGTCTGGTTTCTATAAAAAACCTCAAGGATTGAAAAAACCATATAACTCACTTTTGGGTGAAACTTTCCGTTGCTATTGGCAACATCCTAATGGTTCAAGAACTTTCTATATAGCTGAACAA TTGTCTCATCATCCACCTATATCAGggttttatgttacaaatcGTCAAGATGGATACACCATTAGCGGTACAATTATTGCTAAATCCAAATTTTATG gaAATTCGACATCAGCCGTGTTAGATGGTGTCGCGATATTGACAATGTTACCCAGAGGAGAAGATTATACAATGACTATACCCTATGCTCATTGCAAAGGTATCCTTATGGGTACATTGTCTATGGAATTAGGTGGAAAAGTCCATATAAATTGTGAGAAAACTGGTTATCATactgaaatagaatttaaacttAAG CCTTTGTTTGGCGGCGCAGAACAAATGAATCAAGTTACAGGATCAATACGTCTTGGAAAGGAAACTTTAGCTACTATATCAGGATACTGGGatggtgaaattttaattaccgaTAAGAGGGCAGGG CAAGAAAGCATATTCTTCAATCCAACTCCAGAAGTACGTAGAAaaagattaaagaaatatactgTACCTTTGGAACATCAAGGTTCATGGGAAAGCGAAAAATTATGGTACGATGTTACGCAAGCAATCAATCGAGATGATCAGGTTGCCGCTACTGATGCTAAAACCCAATTGGAAGAAGCTCAAAGGGAACGCGCTAAAGAACGAAAACTTAAAGGGCAAGAATGGATTcctaaatattttgttcag gATATTATAACGGGTAACTGGGTTTATCGACACGCGGACATCCGACCGTGGGATCCTAGGAATGATGTCGTGCAATACGAACAAGATTATATCGTACGTACTAAAACTAGACACAAAACACCAATTATGCGTGCTGGTAGTATCGTGTCAGCGGATCCACAAGCACAg GTTCCACTTCTTCAAGCAGAATCCCGTTCTTCGCTCTCTGTATTAAAATCTTCAAAAAGACAATTATCTAACAATTTGCCATTAACAGAGACAGTTCATGATTCTGGAAGTTCATCTGCAGAGGTACACTCAGATTCTAGTCAGTcgataaacaaaagaaagcgTTCCGCCGCAAG AATAATAGATGTTATTAAAGAAGTAGAACGCCAAATGGTGGAATATGGTGATAAGCTCAATCGTATACAACATATAATAGAGCAACTTGCTATAAGACAAAGAGAACAAGGTGATCAACATCATAGTATAAGTATGTTAAAAAACTTCATAGATACAATTGTTGttattgtaattgttttttctGTACAATACTTTGTTAAAATATGGAACGAAGAACCCAGCGGAGGTTGA
- the LOC128881127 gene encoding oxysterol-binding protein-related protein 8 isoform X1, translated as MGININKFRSIMSSQPIVVPGGDLRCQSDTHSVSVGSGSDSFKTMTPPNVSRSLSNRMSDRGCGTLPSKLEPVDQQLRRSSAQVQCATLPKLPSTESLSTSVNLTTAAPPLSPGLSAMGEPNQKTDNASDKSLDSCKLTRKESYKAQRKNYRMEKKRVANELLRSFKDPTVIVMNDWLKVRGTLKSWTKLWCILKPGLLLLYKSPKTKSSHWVGTVLLNTCQVIERPSKKDGFCFKLFHPLEQSIWAPRGPEKEAIGAVVQPLPSSYLIFRAPSQAAGKCWLDALELFLCCSSLKVRSTSALPRALPHDTTTTHETQWSEADYEKHFDEHDLDDISQPENGVAADAEISASDSESEGSAKEDQPETINETPYVANENEVLGVAGEVVTELQEEQKSLIWFLVKQVRPGMDLSKVVLPTFILEPRSFLEKLADSYYHADLLSQAVVEDDAFTRMKGVVKWYLSGFYKKPQGLKKPYNSLLGETFRCYWQHPNGSRTFYIAEQLSHHPPISGFYVTNRQDGYTISGTIIAKSKFYGNSTSAVLDGVAILTMLPRGEDYTMTIPYAHCKGILMGTLSMELGGKVHINCEKTGYHTEIEFKLKPLFGGAEQMNQVTGSIRLGKETLATISGYWDGEILITDKRAGQESIFFNPTPEVRRKRLKKYTVPLEHQGSWESEKLWYDVTQAINRDDQVAATDAKTQLEEAQRERAKERKLKGQEWIPKYFVQDIITGNWVYRHADIRPWDPRNDVVQYEQDYIVRTKTRHKTPIMRAGSIVSADPQAQVPLLQAESRSSLSVLKSSKRQLSNNLPLTETVHDSGSSSAEVHSDSSQSINKRKRSAARIIDVIKEVERQMVEYGDKLNRIQHIIEQLAIRQREQGDQHHSISMLKNFIDTIVVIVIVFSVQYFVKIWNEEPSGG; from the exons ATGGGCATCAATATTAATAAGTTTCG aTCCATAATGAGCTCTCAACCAATTGTGGTACCCGGCGGTGATCTTCGATGCCAATCGGATACTCATTCTGTGTCCGTTGGAAGTGGGTCCGATTCTTTTAAAACTATGACACCGCCAAATGTTAGCCGCTCTCTTAGTAATC GTATGAGTGACCGTGGATGTGGTACATTACCAAGTAAGCTAG AACCAGTGGATCAACAACTACGACGGAGCAGTGCTCAAGTACAATGTGCAACATTACCTAAACTTCCATCAACAGAGTCCCTATCAACAAGTGTAAATTTAACAACTGCTGCACCTCCACTATCTCCAG gGCTATCTGCAATGGGGGAACCTAATCAGAAAACAGATAACGCATCGGACAAA TCTTTGGATTCCTgtaaattaacaagaaaggAGTCATACAAAGCTCAAAGAAAGAATTatcgaatggaaaaaaaaagagttgcCAATGAACTTTTAAGATCATTTAAGGATCCAACTGTTATTGTGATGAACGATTGGCTTAAAGTTCGTGGAACATTGAAGAGTTGGACCAAATTATGGTGTATTCTGAAGCCTGGTTTGCTGCTACTGTACAAAAGTCCAAAAACAAAA AGTAGTCACTGGGTGGGAACAGTCTTACTTAATACGTGTCAAGTGATAGAACGCCCAAGCAAAAAGGATGggttttgttttaaattatttcatcccTTGGAACAGTCAATATGGGCTCCAAGAGGACCAGAAAAAGAGGCTATTG GAGCTGTTGTACAACCATTGCCATCTTCTTATTTGATCTTTAGAGCTCCTTCACAGGCAGCTGGTAAATGTTGGTTGGATGCACTTGAACTATTTTTATGTTGTTCCTCGCTAAAAGTACGTTCTACAAGTGCATTGCCTCGTGCTCTCCCACATGATACTACAACAACTCATGAAACTCAGTGGAGCGAGGCAGattatgaaaaacattttgaCGAACACG ACCTGGACGACATTAGCCAACCAGAAAACGGAGTAGCAGCCGACGCAGAAATTAGTGCTTCTGATAGTGAATCCGAAGGATCAGCTAAAGAAGATCAACCAGAAACAATCAACGAAACTCCGTATGTTGCAAACGAAAATGAAGTTCTTGGAGTG GCAGGAGAAGTTGTTACAGAATTACAGGAAGAACAAAAGTCTTTAATATGGTTCTTGGTGAAGCAAGTTCGACCAGGCATGGATTTATCAAAAGTAGTTCTACCAACCTTTATTCTAGAACCCCGTTCGTTTTTAGAGAAGTTGGCTGATTCCTATTATCATGCGGATTTGTTGTCtca agcAGTAGTAGAAGATGATGCATTTACACGCATGAAAGGAGTTGTTAAGTGGTATTTGTCTGGTTTCTATAAAAAACCTCAAGGATTGAAAAAACCATATAACTCACTTTTGGGTGAAACTTTCCGTTGCTATTGGCAACATCCTAATGGTTCAAGAACTTTCTATATAGCTGAACAA TTGTCTCATCATCCACCTATATCAGggttttatgttacaaatcGTCAAGATGGATACACCATTAGCGGTACAATTATTGCTAAATCCAAATTTTATG gaAATTCGACATCAGCCGTGTTAGATGGTGTCGCGATATTGACAATGTTACCCAGAGGAGAAGATTATACAATGACTATACCCTATGCTCATTGCAAAGGTATCCTTATGGGTACATTGTCTATGGAATTAGGTGGAAAAGTCCATATAAATTGTGAGAAAACTGGTTATCATactgaaatagaatttaaacttAAG CCTTTGTTTGGCGGCGCAGAACAAATGAATCAAGTTACAGGATCAATACGTCTTGGAAAGGAAACTTTAGCTACTATATCAGGATACTGGGatggtgaaattttaattaccgaTAAGAGGGCAGGG CAAGAAAGCATATTCTTCAATCCAACTCCAGAAGTACGTAGAAaaagattaaagaaatatactgTACCTTTGGAACATCAAGGTTCATGGGAAAGCGAAAAATTATGGTACGATGTTACGCAAGCAATCAATCGAGATGATCAGGTTGCCGCTACTGATGCTAAAACCCAATTGGAAGAAGCTCAAAGGGAACGCGCTAAAGAACGAAAACTTAAAGGGCAAGAATGGATTcctaaatattttgttcag gATATTATAACGGGTAACTGGGTTTATCGACACGCGGACATCCGACCGTGGGATCCTAGGAATGATGTCGTGCAATACGAACAAGATTATATCGTACGTACTAAAACTAGACACAAAACACCAATTATGCGTGCTGGTAGTATCGTGTCAGCGGATCCACAAGCACAg GTTCCACTTCTTCAAGCAGAATCCCGTTCTTCGCTCTCTGTATTAAAATCTTCAAAAAGACAATTATCTAACAATTTGCCATTAACAGAGACAGTTCATGATTCTGGAAGTTCATCTGCAGAGGTACACTCAGATTCTAGTCAGTcgataaacaaaagaaagcgTTCCGCCGCAAG AATAATAGATGTTATTAAAGAAGTAGAACGCCAAATGGTGGAATATGGTGATAAGCTCAATCGTATACAACATATAATAGAGCAACTTGCTATAAGACAAAGAGAACAAGGTGATCAACATCATAGTATAAGTATGTTAAAAAACTTCATAGATACAATTGTTGttattgtaattgttttttctGTACAATACTTTGTTAAAATATGGAACGAAGAACCCAGCGGAGGTTGA
- the LOC128881127 gene encoding oxysterol-binding protein-related protein 8 isoform X2, whose translation MFNRSIMSSQPIVVPGGDLRCQSDTHSVSVGSGSDSFKTMTPPNVSRSLSNRMSDRGCGTLPSKLEPVDQQLRRSSAQVQCATLPKLPSTESLSTSVNLTTAAPPLSPGLSAMGEPNQKTDNASDKSLDSCKLTRKESYKAQRKNYRMEKKRVANELLRSFKDPTVIVMNDWLKVRGTLKSWTKLWCILKPGLLLLYKSPKTKSSHWVGTVLLNTCQVIERPSKKDGFCFKLFHPLEQSIWAPRGPEKEAIGAVVQPLPSSYLIFRAPSQAAGKCWLDALELFLCCSSLKVRSTSALPRALPHDTTTTHETQWSEADYEKHFDEHDLDDISQPENGVAADAEISASDSESEGSAKEDQPETINETPYVANENEVLGVAGEVVTELQEEQKSLIWFLVKQVRPGMDLSKVVLPTFILEPRSFLEKLADSYYHADLLSQAVVEDDAFTRMKGVVKWYLSGFYKKPQGLKKPYNSLLGETFRCYWQHPNGSRTFYIAEQLSHHPPISGFYVTNRQDGYTISGTIIAKSKFYGNSTSAVLDGVAILTMLPRGEDYTMTIPYAHCKGILMGTLSMELGGKVHINCEKTGYHTEIEFKLKPLFGGAEQMNQVTGSIRLGKETLATISGYWDGEILITDKRAGQESIFFNPTPEVRRKRLKKYTVPLEHQGSWESEKLWYDVTQAINRDDQVAATDAKTQLEEAQRERAKERKLKGQEWIPKYFVQDIITGNWVYRHADIRPWDPRNDVVQYEQDYIVRTKTRHKTPIMRAGSIVSADPQAQVPLLQAESRSSLSVLKSSKRQLSNNLPLTETVHDSGSSSAEVHSDSSQSINKRKRSAARIIDVIKEVERQMVEYGDKLNRIQHIIEQLAIRQREQGDQHHSISMLKNFIDTIVVIVIVFSVQYFVKIWNEEPSGG comes from the exons atgtttaatagaTCCATAATGAGCTCTCAACCAATTGTGGTACCCGGCGGTGATCTTCGATGCCAATCGGATACTCATTCTGTGTCCGTTGGAAGTGGGTCCGATTCTTTTAAAACTATGACACCGCCAAATGTTAGCCGCTCTCTTAGTAATC GTATGAGTGACCGTGGATGTGGTACATTACCAAGTAAGCTAG AACCAGTGGATCAACAACTACGACGGAGCAGTGCTCAAGTACAATGTGCAACATTACCTAAACTTCCATCAACAGAGTCCCTATCAACAAGTGTAAATTTAACAACTGCTGCACCTCCACTATCTCCAG gGCTATCTGCAATGGGGGAACCTAATCAGAAAACAGATAACGCATCGGACAAA TCTTTGGATTCCTgtaaattaacaagaaaggAGTCATACAAAGCTCAAAGAAAGAATTatcgaatggaaaaaaaaagagttgcCAATGAACTTTTAAGATCATTTAAGGATCCAACTGTTATTGTGATGAACGATTGGCTTAAAGTTCGTGGAACATTGAAGAGTTGGACCAAATTATGGTGTATTCTGAAGCCTGGTTTGCTGCTACTGTACAAAAGTCCAAAAACAAAA AGTAGTCACTGGGTGGGAACAGTCTTACTTAATACGTGTCAAGTGATAGAACGCCCAAGCAAAAAGGATGggttttgttttaaattatttcatcccTTGGAACAGTCAATATGGGCTCCAAGAGGACCAGAAAAAGAGGCTATTG GAGCTGTTGTACAACCATTGCCATCTTCTTATTTGATCTTTAGAGCTCCTTCACAGGCAGCTGGTAAATGTTGGTTGGATGCACTTGAACTATTTTTATGTTGTTCCTCGCTAAAAGTACGTTCTACAAGTGCATTGCCTCGTGCTCTCCCACATGATACTACAACAACTCATGAAACTCAGTGGAGCGAGGCAGattatgaaaaacattttgaCGAACACG ACCTGGACGACATTAGCCAACCAGAAAACGGAGTAGCAGCCGACGCAGAAATTAGTGCTTCTGATAGTGAATCCGAAGGATCAGCTAAAGAAGATCAACCAGAAACAATCAACGAAACTCCGTATGTTGCAAACGAAAATGAAGTTCTTGGAGTG GCAGGAGAAGTTGTTACAGAATTACAGGAAGAACAAAAGTCTTTAATATGGTTCTTGGTGAAGCAAGTTCGACCAGGCATGGATTTATCAAAAGTAGTTCTACCAACCTTTATTCTAGAACCCCGTTCGTTTTTAGAGAAGTTGGCTGATTCCTATTATCATGCGGATTTGTTGTCtca agcAGTAGTAGAAGATGATGCATTTACACGCATGAAAGGAGTTGTTAAGTGGTATTTGTCTGGTTTCTATAAAAAACCTCAAGGATTGAAAAAACCATATAACTCACTTTTGGGTGAAACTTTCCGTTGCTATTGGCAACATCCTAATGGTTCAAGAACTTTCTATATAGCTGAACAA TTGTCTCATCATCCACCTATATCAGggttttatgttacaaatcGTCAAGATGGATACACCATTAGCGGTACAATTATTGCTAAATCCAAATTTTATG gaAATTCGACATCAGCCGTGTTAGATGGTGTCGCGATATTGACAATGTTACCCAGAGGAGAAGATTATACAATGACTATACCCTATGCTCATTGCAAAGGTATCCTTATGGGTACATTGTCTATGGAATTAGGTGGAAAAGTCCATATAAATTGTGAGAAAACTGGTTATCATactgaaatagaatttaaacttAAG CCTTTGTTTGGCGGCGCAGAACAAATGAATCAAGTTACAGGATCAATACGTCTTGGAAAGGAAACTTTAGCTACTATATCAGGATACTGGGatggtgaaattttaattaccgaTAAGAGGGCAGGG CAAGAAAGCATATTCTTCAATCCAACTCCAGAAGTACGTAGAAaaagattaaagaaatatactgTACCTTTGGAACATCAAGGTTCATGGGAAAGCGAAAAATTATGGTACGATGTTACGCAAGCAATCAATCGAGATGATCAGGTTGCCGCTACTGATGCTAAAACCCAATTGGAAGAAGCTCAAAGGGAACGCGCTAAAGAACGAAAACTTAAAGGGCAAGAATGGATTcctaaatattttgttcag gATATTATAACGGGTAACTGGGTTTATCGACACGCGGACATCCGACCGTGGGATCCTAGGAATGATGTCGTGCAATACGAACAAGATTATATCGTACGTACTAAAACTAGACACAAAACACCAATTATGCGTGCTGGTAGTATCGTGTCAGCGGATCCACAAGCACAg GTTCCACTTCTTCAAGCAGAATCCCGTTCTTCGCTCTCTGTATTAAAATCTTCAAAAAGACAATTATCTAACAATTTGCCATTAACAGAGACAGTTCATGATTCTGGAAGTTCATCTGCAGAGGTACACTCAGATTCTAGTCAGTcgataaacaaaagaaagcgTTCCGCCGCAAG AATAATAGATGTTATTAAAGAAGTAGAACGCCAAATGGTGGAATATGGTGATAAGCTCAATCGTATACAACATATAATAGAGCAACTTGCTATAAGACAAAGAGAACAAGGTGATCAACATCATAGTATAAGTATGTTAAAAAACTTCATAGATACAATTGTTGttattgtaattgttttttctGTACAATACTTTGTTAAAATATGGAACGAAGAACCCAGCGGAGGTTGA